A window of Kineococcus sp. NBC_00420 genomic DNA:
TGATGGCCGAGCGACCGGAGAGCACCACGTCGCGGGTGACGGAGGTGTCACCGATCCCGACGAGGGTCGCCGAGGGGGCCACGTGGGCCGCCGCGACGATCAGCAGGTAGGTCCCGCCGGTCGGCAGCGCGAGGCGGTAGGTGCCGTCCTCGCGGGTCGAGGTGCGGGCGACCTGCTGGCCGGACTGGTCGGCGAGGGTCACGACGGCACCCGGCAGCGGACGCCGGTCGTGGTGGCGGACGGAACCGGACAGCGAGAGTCCGGTGTCGGTGCGGGTGGACTGAGCGGACACGCCCGTCGTCTCCTCCCGGTCGTGGTGCGCGACACCGTTGAGCGTTGCGGCGGCACCGTTCACGGACCCGTTCACCGAGCCGTTCAACGGAGCGCCGTGCGCGGCACCGTTCACCGAGCTGTCGTGCGAACCCTCGACCGCAGCGTGCCCGGCCGGGGAGTCCTGGACCGCCGCGGGAGCGGTGGTCGCCACCTGGGCATCCTGTCCGGTCTCCTCGCCGCCGCGCAACGCCCGCTCCTTGAAGAAGAACGTGATGACGAAGGCGAAGAGGGCGAACGGGGCCGCGATGAGGAAGACCTCGGCGATCGAGGAGCCGTAGGCGGCCTGGACGATGCCGCGGACGGGCTCGGGGATCGTGGCCAGGTCCGGCACCCCGGTGCTGGAACCGAGCGAGCGAGCCGCTGCGGCGGGGTCGATGCCGGCGGAGCGCAGGCCCGAGGTCAGGTGGCTGGTCACGCGGTGGCCGAGGACGGCACCGAGGGCCGAGACGCCGATGGCGCCGCCGAGGCTGCGGGCGAAGGCCACGAAGGACGACGCGGAGCCGAGGTCACGGGGTTCGACGACGTTCTGGACCGCCAGCACGAGGTTCTGCATCATCATGCCGACGCCGAGGCCGACGAGGGCCATGTACGGCGCGACGACCCAGTAGTTGGTGTCGTACTCGATGGTGCCCATGAGGCCGAGACCGACGGTGAGGAGCAGGCCGCCCACGACGAGCCAGCTCTTCCAGCGTCCGGTCTTGGTGATGAACCGGCCGGCGATGGTCGAGGACAGGAAGAGCCCGATGATCATCGGGATGGTCATGATCCCGGCCTTGGTCGGGCTGTCGCCCCGGGCGAGCTGGAAGTACTGGCCGAGGAAGATCGTGGCGGCGAACAGGGCGACACCGACGAAGAGGCTCGCGGCGGCGGAGAGGGCGATCGTCGGGTTGCGGAAGAACTTCAACGGGACGATCGGTTCCTTGGCGCGGTGCTCCGCCAGGACGGCGAGGCCCAGGAAGACGACACCCCCGGCGACCAGGGCGACGGTCCACCAGGAGCCCCAGGCGAACTCGGTGCCGGCGAGGGAGACCCAGACGAGCAGCGCGGAGATGCCGGCGGCGAGGAGGAAGGCGCCGAGGTAGTCGATGGAGACGGCGCGCTTGGCCTGCGGGGGCAGCTTCAGCTTGAACTGGAGCACGAAGAAGGCGATGACGGCGAAGGGGACACCGACGTAGAAGCACCAGTGCCAGGTCAGGTGCTGGGTGAGGACCCCGCCGATCAGCGGGCCCCCGACGGTGGCGAGGGCGAAGGTCGCGCCGAGGTAGCCGGAGTACCGACCGCGTTCCCGGGGGCTGACCATCGACGCCAGCACGACCTGGGTGAGGGCGAGCAGACCGCCACCGCCGATGCCCTGGAAGACGCGCAGCGTGATGAGCATGCCCATGTTGGTGGACAGACCCGCGACGACCGAGGCGATCACGTAGATGATCAGCGCCGTCTGCACGAGCAGCTTCTTGGAGAACAGGTCCGAGAGCTTGCCCCAGATGGGGGTGGAGATCGTCGTCGCGAGCAGCGCGGCGGTGACGACCCAGGTGTAGCCGGACTCCGTGCCGTGGAGGTCGTTGACGATGGTCGGGAGGGCGTTCGAGACGACCGTCGAGGACAGGATCGCCACGAACATCCCGAGGAGCAGGCCGGACAGCGCCTCGAGGACCTCCTTGTGGGACATCTTCGGCGCGTCACTGTCGGAGTGCGTCAGGTGGGTGGGTGTCGTGGTGCTCATGCGTTCGCCTGCAACTCTTTCTCCCGCTCTGGAAGGAGCTCGGTGTTCTCCGGCGACGCTGCCGCTGACGTGGTGACCGCGCAACCTGCGGTGGCGGTCGTGGCGAGTTTCCCGAGGAGCCGGGTGAGGTCGCCGACCTCGTGGTCGGGCCAGTCGTCGAGGCGCTCGACGAGCTTGCCGACGATGGCCCGGCGGTGGTGGCGGAGTTCCTCGACACCCTCGGCGCTGACGGTCAGCCGCTGCGAGCGGCCGTCGTCGGGGTCGGGGGCGGAGTCGAGGAACCCTTTCTGCCGCAGGTGGGTCACCTGTCGGCTGACGGTGGAGAGGTCGAGCGAGA
This region includes:
- a CDS encoding MarR family winged helix-turn-helix transcriptional regulator, which encodes MATPHACAALVDVFPDLLRARRTLVGTLNTPAIATLAVVHQRGSLRISEVAEHLSLDLSTVSRQVTHLRQKGFLDSAPDPDDGRSQRLTVSAEGVEELRHHRRAIVGKLVERLDDWPDHEVGDLTRLLGKLATTATAGCAVTTSAAASPENTELLPEREKELQANA
- a CDS encoding MFS transporter yields the protein MSTTTPTHLTHSDSDAPKMSHKEVLEALSGLLLGMFVAILSSTVVSNALPTIVNDLHGTESGYTWVVTAALLATTISTPIWGKLSDLFSKKLLVQTALIIYVIASVVAGLSTNMGMLITLRVFQGIGGGGLLALTQVVLASMVSPRERGRYSGYLGATFALATVGGPLIGGVLTQHLTWHWCFYVGVPFAVIAFFVLQFKLKLPPQAKRAVSIDYLGAFLLAAGISALLVWVSLAGTEFAWGSWWTVALVAGGVVFLGLAVLAEHRAKEPIVPLKFFRNPTIALSAAASLFVGVALFAATIFLGQYFQLARGDSPTKAGIMTIPMIIGLFLSSTIAGRFITKTGRWKSWLVVGGLLLTVGLGLMGTIEYDTNYWVVAPYMALVGLGVGMMMQNLVLAVQNVVEPRDLGSASSFVAFARSLGGAIGVSALGAVLGHRVTSHLTSGLRSAGIDPAAAARSLGSSTGVPDLATIPEPVRGIVQAAYGSSIAEVFLIAAPFALFAFVITFFFKERALRGGEETGQDAQVATTAPAAVQDSPAGHAAVEGSHDSSVNGAAHGAPLNGSVNGSVNGAAATLNGVAHHDREETTGVSAQSTRTDTGLSLSGSVRHHDRRPLPGAVVTLADQSGQQVARTSTREDGTYRLALPTGGTYLLIVAAAHVAPSATLVGIGDTSVTRDVVLSGRSAITGRVLAHEIHDGVDSGNHHGVQGALVTLTDVTGEVVGSTRTDGGGGYAFDQLMGGSYVLTAQNESHRPLARSVEVPDSGALACDLVLTGGGRLTGTVVAASDGRVVREASVTLVDSSGEVVGSVVTGTDGSYSFEDLAGGHYTLTAAGFAPVATAVDIEEDTVSAAQLTLGSGQAGTTLDLTRFETNSQIGDQR